One Campylobacter lari DNA segment encodes these proteins:
- a CDS encoding bactofilin family protein, with amino-acid sequence MAIFNKGSIATVSETTVISNGAKIEGKFYFDSMLHLDGEITGVINSSNVIVIGKSGVLKGQVKASKIVINGVFEGEMQVDSLEILSGGVLNGNIIVKQLSIENGGKFNGSSKIIEKDEELATIDVSIENSENAS; translated from the coding sequence ATGGCAATCTTTAATAAAGGCTCTATTGCTACAGTATCCGAAACTACAGTCATTTCAAACGGAGCAAAAATAGAGGGAAAATTTTATTTTGACTCTATGCTTCACTTAGATGGAGAAATTACTGGGGTAATTAATTCTTCTAATGTGATAGTAATAGGCAAAAGTGGTGTTTTAAAAGGACAAGTTAAGGCAAGTAAGATAGTGATTAATGGGGTTTTTGAAGGAGAAATGCAAGTTGATTCTTTAGAAATTTTATCTGGTGGTGTGCTTAATGGCAATATCATAGTTAAACAATTAAGCATTGAAAATGGTGGAAAATTTAACGGAAGTAGTAAAATCATTGAAAAAGATGAAGAACTTGCAACTATTGATGTGAGTATAGAAAATTCAGAAAATGCAAGCTAA